In a single window of the Lineus longissimus chromosome 4, tnLinLong1.2, whole genome shotgun sequence genome:
- the LOC135487079 gene encoding translation initiation factor eIF2B subunit beta-like isoform X1: MPSVELEEDIQERLDTFINDLKQGNVTGSYDVAYRTVQLLRRLVAQTKWANAGELMLIIQREGKKMIEAQPSETAAGNMVRRVLKIIREEYAGLRGKNEEGDPQESLHKLLTAEGHADDFSIPQIQLKPAVIEAIGEFMTELETSADNIAVQAIEHIHSNEVIMTAGKSKTVEAFLKSAARKRKFQVIVVECAPFFHGHELAKSLAEAKIETTVITDSAVFAIMSRVNKVIIGTHTVMANGGLKAINGCDAIALAAKYHSVPLIVCAAMFKLSPQYLCSYDQDAFNKFVSPQDVLKFSEGEIVSKAQIQNPVFDYVPPELVTLYISNIGGNAPSYVYRLLSELYHPDDHDL; encoded by the exons ATGCCTTCAGTTGAACTCGAAGAGGATATTCAAGAAAGATTGGACACATTCATCAATGACCTAAAACAAGG GAATGTGACTGGATCATACGATGTAGCGTACCGGACTGTACAACTTCTTCGGCGGTTGGTGGCTCAAACAAAATGGGCAAACGCCGG GGAGCTGATGTTGATCATCCAGCGAGAGGGAAAGAAAATGATTGAAGCTCAGCCTTCAGAGACTGCTGCGGGAAATATGGTGCGAAGAG TGTTAAAGATTATACGAGAAGAATATGCTGG ATTAAGAGGGAAAAATGAAGAGGGTGATCCTCAGGAATCACTTCAT AAACTTCTCACAGCAGAAGGCCATGCTGATGACTTCAGCATACCTCAAATACAGCTCAAG CCTGCAGTTATTGAGGCGATAGGAGAGTTTATGACCGAACTAGAAACCAG tgcTGACAACATAGCTGTCCAAGCCATCGAACATATTCATTCGAATGAAGTCATTATGACGGCAGGAAAATCAAAAACAGTTGAAGCATTTCTAAAG AGTGCTGCCAGAAAACGGAAGTTCCAGGTGATAGTTGTAGAGTGTGCACCCTTCTTCCACGGACATGAGTTAGCCAAAAGTTTAGCCGAGGCGAAGATAGAAACCACAGTCATCACCGACTCTGCTGTATTTGCCATCATGTCTCGAGTCAATAAGGTCATCATCGGGACGCATACCGTCATGGCCAATGGAGG GTTAAAAGCCATCAATGGATGTGATGCTATTGCATTAGCAGCCAAATACCATTCTGTTCCT TTGATTGTTTGTGCCGCTATGTTCAAGTTATCTCCTCAGTACCTTTGTTCGTATGATCAG gatGCATTCAATAAGTTTGTCAGCCCACAAGACGTCCTGAAGTTTTCAGAAGGAGAGATTGTCTCGAAGGCGCAGATTCAGAACCCAGTGTTTGATTATGTCCCACCGGAACTTGTGACTTTATACATTTCAAATAT CGGAGGCAACGCACCATCATACGTTTATCGGTTACTTAGTGAACTGTATCATCCTGATGATCATGACTTATAG
- the LOC135487081 gene encoding uncharacterized protein LOC135487081, whose translation MVLPGLGASSLAILFLQVLGNIVTGVKDDMKVAAQTVGAPPYSIVGARRAPPYCPLTNDLALNWTKPMGDIEFAYLSSFKQLWCCASGYRNISWRRKSEGSVWQNIKYGAGIMLNMTQQQLIIRKFTKEDEGVYQCRAEGRRQGQQMITHEYRVIMDDPPVCNTEATPVFGNPHQNDTVYVGRIGEDKTITCLVSFGKKCGMFVDPLAVVRWIEAVNGSCSEYVDYQTDAKTIATGEDRLLMSGDLLLTNITESDFGRQWCCKASKNNRDYTTMVVGLQAPIKPQTVVKTEPASLKLILSVVLSAVGVTIITLLLLWVYRLEILLLHHTKYGKRPQQENFEYLHDLILIHSSDDYNFVRDVLAANLEDRWHYRVFLPKRDLEIGYEDAAWMEGVRKSRKLVWIVSANFLAEQKCGTIHNYIIAEKRNNDVIYIHYHDIPNRLWESNDVIPNIEVLHKSVKNAGRSWLRLGKTLHWCEDYDEKIEGRIVLNANKTKVFAKFWKQLRLYLPPRNERAPPENSESRPHRSEGGGDQGTIAVCC comes from the exons ATGGTTTTACCTGGACTCGGGGCCTCATCACTGGCCATCCTTTTCCTCCAAGTTTTGGGGAATATTGTAACTGGTGTGAAAGATGACATGAAGGTAGCTGCCCAGACGGTGGGTGCTCCACCTTATTCTATAGTTGGGGCAAGACGTGCTCCTCCTTACTGCCCATTGACTAACG ATCTTGCGTTGAATTGGACAAAACCTATGGGAGACATTGAGTTTGCCTATCTCAGTAGCTTCAAACAGCTGTGGTGCTGTGCTAGCGGATACAGGAATATCTCATGGAGACGGAAATCTGAAGGATCGGTCTGGCAGAATATCAAGTATGGTGCTGGCATCATGCTCAATATGACTCAACAG CAACTCATAATCCGAAAGTTCACTAAAGAAGATGAAGGAGTTTACCAATGCAGAGCAGAAGGTCGCCGCCAAGGACAGCAGATGATTACACATGAATACAGAGTGATCATGGATG ACCCTCCAGTTTGTAACACAGAAGCTACTCCAGTATTTGGCAATccccaccaaaatgacactgtaTATGTTGGACGAATTGGCGAAGATAAAACGATAACATGTTTGGTGTCATTCGGAAAGAAGTGTGGCATGTTTGTTGATCCATTAGCGGTGGTAAGGTGGATCGAAGCTGTCAACGGTTCTTGTTCAGAATATGTAGATTATCAGACAGATGCAAAAACAAT AGCTACGGGTGAAGACCGTCTCTTAATGAGTGGAGATCTCTTACTCACGAACATAACAGAGAGCGATTTTGGGCGACAGTGGTGTTGCAAGGCGTCCAAGAATAATAGAGACTACACCACCATGGTAGTTGGATTACAAGCACCAA TAAAACCTCAAACAGTCGTTAAAACGGAGCCAGCAAGTCTGAAACTGATTCTGTCAGTGGTATTGTCTGCTGTTGGTGTCACCATCATTACGTTACTCCTCCTCTGGGTCTACCGTCTTGAAATATTACTCCTTCATCACACCAAGTACGGGAAAAGACCACAGCAAG AAAACTTTGAATATTTGCACGACCTTATCCTCATCCATTCATCAGATGATTACAACTTTGTCCGTGATGTCTTAGCTGCCAATCTTGAAGATAGGTGGCACTATAGAGTCTTCCTGCCGAAAAGAGATTTAGAGATTGGTT ATGAAGATGCAGCATGGATGGAAGGAGTGCGGAAATCAAGGAAACTTGTGTGGATTGTCTCAGCAAATTTCCTCGCAGAGCAGAAGTGCGGAACCATTCACAATTACATCATTGCCGAAAAACGCAACAACGACGTTATCTACATTCATTATCACGATATACCCAACCGATTATGGGAATCGAATGATGTCATACCAAACATTGAAGTTTTGCACAAGTCTGTGAAAAATGCTGGCCGGAGCTGGCTTCGTCTTGGAAAGACGCTGCATTGGTGTGAAGACTATGATGAGAAAATAGAGGGGAGAATCGTTTTGAACGCCAACAAAACAAAAGTTTTTGCTAAATTTTGGAAACAGTTACGTTTGTATCTACCGCCAAGAAATGAAAGGGCGCCACCTGAGAATTCCGAAAGTCGACCTCATAGATCAGAGGGTGGGGGAGACCAGGGCACAATTGCAGTTTGTTGTTAa
- the LOC135487084 gene encoding COP9 signalosome complex subunit 5, with protein sequence MDSQNAQKTWEMSNNIENVNVVEEIYRYDKKQQQDILTAKPWEKDPHYFKHIKISALALLKMVMHSRSGGNLEVMGLLLGKVDGNTMITMDSFALPVEGTETRVNAQAQAYEYMAAYTEAAKQVGRLENVIGWYHSHPGYGCWLSGIDVSTQMLNQQFQEPFVAIVVDPVRTISAGKVNIGAFRTYPKGYKPPEEGPSEYQSIPLSKIEDFGVHCKQYYSLEVSYFKSILDKKLLESLWNKYWVNTLSSSSLLANAEYTTGQIFDLADKLEQSEAQLGRGGFMLGIDSHEKKSEDKLAKATKDGCKTVIEAMHGLMSQVIKDKLFNKVHVPTPAQ encoded by the exons ATGGATTCCCAAAATGCCCAGAAAACTTGGGAGATGAGCAAtaatattgaaaatgtcaacGTTGTTGAGGAAATCTACAGATatgacaaaaaacaacaacaggaTATCCTTACAGCTAAACCATGGGAGAAAGA TCCACATTATTTCAAGCACATAAAGATCTCAGCTCTTGCCTTGCTGAAGATGGTGATGCATTCCAGATCGGGTGGTAATTTAGAAGTGATGGGTCTCTTGCTTGGAAAGGTTGATGGTAATACAATGATTACCATGGACAGCTTTGCCTTGCCAGTAGAGGGTACAGAGACAAGAGTAAATGCCCAGGCACAGGCCTACGAGTACATGGCTGCATACACTGAAGCTGCAAAACAG GTTGGACGACTGGAGAATGTGATAGGCTGGTACCACAGCCATCCTGGTTATGGTTGTTGGTTGTCTGGCATTGATGTCAGTACACAGATGCTGAACCAGCAGTTCCAAGAGCCGTTTGTGGCAATTGTG GTGGATCCTGTGAGAACCATCTCAGCTGGGAAAGTCAACATTGGTGCTTTTAGGACATATCCAAAG GGCTATAAGCCTCCAGAGGAGGGACCATCAGAATACCAGTCGATTCCTCTCAGCAAAATTGAAGATTTTGGTGTccattgtaaaca GTACTATTCACTGGAGGTGTCTTATTTCAAGTCTATCTTAGACAAGAAACTCTTAGAATCATTATGGAACAAATACTGGGTGAACACTCTGAGCTCAAGCAGTCTGCTGGCG AATGCTGAATATACCACTGGTCAGATCTTTGACTTGGCTGATAAACTGGAGCAGTCCGAGGCACAGCTGGGAAGGGGCGGCTTCATGCTCGGCATAGATTCACACGAGAAGAAATCAGAAGATAAACTTGCCAAGGCCACAAAGGATGG ATGCAAGACTGTTATCGAGGCAATGCATGGATTGATGTCACAGGTGATCAAGGACAAACTCTTCAACAAGGTCCATGTCCCAACACCAGCACAATAA
- the LOC135487079 gene encoding translation initiation factor eIF2B subunit beta-like isoform X2 has translation MEMDHKVYDEYKTEYRNVTGSYDVAYRTVQLLRRLVAQTKWANAGELMLIIQREGKKMIEAQPSETAAGNMVRRVLKIIREEYAGLRGKNEEGDPQESLHKLLTAEGHADDFSIPQIQLKPAVIEAIGEFMTELETSADNIAVQAIEHIHSNEVIMTAGKSKTVEAFLKSAARKRKFQVIVVECAPFFHGHELAKSLAEAKIETTVITDSAVFAIMSRVNKVIIGTHTVMANGGLKAINGCDAIALAAKYHSVPLIVCAAMFKLSPQYLCSYDQDAFNKFVSPQDVLKFSEGEIVSKAQIQNPVFDYVPPELVTLYISNIGGNAPSYVYRLLSELYHPDDHDL, from the exons ATGGAAATGGATCATAAAGTGTACGATGAATACAAAACTGAATACAG GAATGTGACTGGATCATACGATGTAGCGTACCGGACTGTACAACTTCTTCGGCGGTTGGTGGCTCAAACAAAATGGGCAAACGCCGG GGAGCTGATGTTGATCATCCAGCGAGAGGGAAAGAAAATGATTGAAGCTCAGCCTTCAGAGACTGCTGCGGGAAATATGGTGCGAAGAG TGTTAAAGATTATACGAGAAGAATATGCTGG ATTAAGAGGGAAAAATGAAGAGGGTGATCCTCAGGAATCACTTCAT AAACTTCTCACAGCAGAAGGCCATGCTGATGACTTCAGCATACCTCAAATACAGCTCAAG CCTGCAGTTATTGAGGCGATAGGAGAGTTTATGACCGAACTAGAAACCAG tgcTGACAACATAGCTGTCCAAGCCATCGAACATATTCATTCGAATGAAGTCATTATGACGGCAGGAAAATCAAAAACAGTTGAAGCATTTCTAAAG AGTGCTGCCAGAAAACGGAAGTTCCAGGTGATAGTTGTAGAGTGTGCACCCTTCTTCCACGGACATGAGTTAGCCAAAAGTTTAGCCGAGGCGAAGATAGAAACCACAGTCATCACCGACTCTGCTGTATTTGCCATCATGTCTCGAGTCAATAAGGTCATCATCGGGACGCATACCGTCATGGCCAATGGAGG GTTAAAAGCCATCAATGGATGTGATGCTATTGCATTAGCAGCCAAATACCATTCTGTTCCT TTGATTGTTTGTGCCGCTATGTTCAAGTTATCTCCTCAGTACCTTTGTTCGTATGATCAG gatGCATTCAATAAGTTTGTCAGCCCACAAGACGTCCTGAAGTTTTCAGAAGGAGAGATTGTCTCGAAGGCGCAGATTCAGAACCCAGTGTTTGATTATGTCCCACCGGAACTTGTGACTTTATACATTTCAAATAT CGGAGGCAACGCACCATCATACGTTTATCGGTTACTTAGTGAACTGTATCATCCTGATGATCATGACTTATAG